One Faecalicatena sp. Marseille-Q4148 DNA window includes the following coding sequences:
- a CDS encoding cold shock domain-containing protein produces the protein MAQKTGIVKWFSARRGYGFISDEKGNDFFVHFSEIQTEGFRKLKTGQAVTFQTEEDEQGRLLAKEVYPAEPEKETEPKEELV, from the coding sequence ATGGCACAGAAAACAGGAATCGTGAAGTGGTTCAGCGCAAGAAGAGGTTACGGTTTTATTTCAGATGAAAAAGGAAATGATTTTTTCGTCCACTTTTCAGAAATTCAGACAGAGGGATTCCGAAAATTGAAAACCGGACAGGCAGTTACATTTCAAACAGAGGAAGATGAACAGGGAAGACTGCTTGCTAAAGAAGTTTATCCGGCAGAGCCAGAAAAGGAGACAGAGCCAAAAGAAGAGCTGGTATAA
- a CDS encoding RNA-binding protein, translating into MAELKRAGNKMEDQGIPRAALSEGVLTIDVDSHVETMEEQEDARWHQLLNAHRTKKILTGQLGGIERLDSGWVVAITYYNGFRILIPMDEMMINLIGDGRENSDTLNRQTRIANNMLGSDIDFIIRDLDEQSRSVVASRKDAMLKKRQMFYLNENEEEKPMLYPGRVVEARVIAVAPKVVRLEVFGVEVSVRARDMAWEWMVDAGEKFQVGDLTLVMVNKINIRSLEEIDISVDAKGATANTNKDNLKRCVRQGKYVGIITDIYKGTYFIRLNIGVNAVAHSCNMTSLPSKRDEVGFVVTRINDKFEVAEGIITRMIKRAV; encoded by the coding sequence ATGGCAGAATTAAAGAGAGCAGGCAACAAGATGGAAGATCAGGGAATTCCAAGGGCAGCATTGTCAGAAGGTGTTTTAACAATCGATGTAGATTCCCATGTAGAAACTATGGAAGAACAGGAGGATGCCAGATGGCATCAGCTTTTAAACGCACACAGAACAAAGAAAATCCTGACCGGGCAATTGGGAGGAATAGAACGGTTGGATAGTGGATGGGTAGTTGCAATTACCTATTACAATGGATTCCGTATTTTGATCCCTATGGATGAAATGATGATCAATCTTATAGGAGATGGACGAGAAAATTCCGATACTTTAAACCGACAGACAAGAATTGCCAATAATATGCTCGGTAGTGATATTGATTTTATTATCCGCGATCTGGATGAACAGAGCAGAAGCGTGGTTGCGTCAAGAAAAGATGCCATGCTGAAAAAACGGCAGATGTTTTATCTGAATGAAAATGAAGAGGAAAAACCAATGCTGTATCCGGGAAGGGTTGTGGAAGCGCGCGTGATAGCTGTTGCGCCGAAGGTTGTCCGTTTAGAAGTGTTTGGGGTGGAAGTTTCTGTGCGGGCAAGGGATATGGCCTGGGAGTGGATGGTAGATGCCGGCGAAAAATTCCAGGTAGGCGATCTTACTCTTGTAATGGTAAATAAGATCAATATCCGGTCGTTAGAGGAAATAGATATTTCCGTAGATGCAAAAGGTGCAACTGCAAACACGAACAAAGATAACCTTAAGCGATGCGTACGTCAAGGCAAATATGTAGGAATCATTACAGATATTTACAAAGGAACGTATTTTATCCGGCTCAATATTGGTGTGAATGCAGTTGCACATTCCTGTAATATGACAAGTCTTCCCTCTAAACGTGACGAAGTTGGATTTGTAGTTACCAGAATTAACGATAAATTTGAGGTGGCAGAAGGAATCATCACCCGTATGATTAAGCGTGCTGTATAA
- a CDS encoding type IV secretory system conjugative DNA transfer family protein has product MEQLFMESAVRLAPIDTIRHGISSVAGIQCSIVAFILFGAVAGLIVWRGSGKEAYDERNFEVSSKGTYGTAGFMDEEERAQVLQSEKSFEKVDGVIFGRNLQDEKIISLPVESRLNRNFAVCGSQGSMKSRAFARVMALQCIRRGESVYLTDPKSELYEDLSCYFRESGYTVKQLNLIQLEHSDAWNCLGEIDDGSLIDVFCDVVIRNTTDKFDHFYDNTEMDLLKALCLYVFHEYPPEKRTFPEAYKLLINKSVDMLDAIFDRLPTHHPARGPYQLFAKAEKVKGNAVLGLGTRLQIMQNKLVQQITSHDEIDLSLPGREKCAYFCITSDQDSTFDMLATLFTSFLSIKLVRYADRTKERRLPVPVQFILDEFPNLGVVPDFKKKLATARSRGIGMSILFQNIPQLQNRYPDNQWEEILGGCDFSIFLGCNDMTTASYYSDRTGEITVSVSSIRKSYYTIRATDYVPEYTESTSLGKRMLLLPDEILRFPLDQGLLIIRGQKVCRFRKMDYLEHPDSQYMKLEKVEEHIPEWFKDWKQEKQNFKIYAEKEPDLPDKKEGGTEAGNPFTLDTEIKKTEKQANAKTSEQQEEKRIMKVEELFAFETSDGKEG; this is encoded by the coding sequence ATGGAACAGTTATTTATGGAATCAGCAGTACGTTTAGCACCGATTGATACTATCCGTCATGGAATTTCTTCAGTGGCAGGGATTCAGTGTTCCATAGTCGCTTTTATCTTATTTGGGGCGGTTGCAGGACTGATTGTCTGGAGAGGATCGGGAAAAGAAGCTTACGATGAACGTAATTTTGAAGTTTCCAGCAAAGGAACTTACGGCACCGCAGGATTTATGGATGAAGAGGAACGTGCACAGGTTTTACAATCCGAGAAAAGTTTTGAAAAAGTAGACGGAGTGATATTTGGAAGAAATCTACAGGATGAAAAAATTATAAGTCTTCCGGTGGAGTCCAGACTAAATAGGAATTTTGCAGTCTGTGGGTCACAGGGAAGTATGAAATCGCGAGCTTTTGCACGAGTAATGGCATTGCAATGTATCCGCAGGGGAGAGAGCGTATATCTGACAGATCCCAAGTCAGAATTATACGAAGATTTATCGTGCTACTTCCGGGAATCCGGTTATACGGTGAAACAGTTAAATCTCATTCAGTTAGAGCATTCCGATGCATGGAATTGTTTGGGAGAAATTGACGATGGCAGTTTGATTGATGTTTTTTGTGATGTGGTGATTCGTAATACAACAGACAAATTCGATCATTTTTATGATAATACAGAGATGGATCTGTTAAAAGCTTTGTGTCTTTATGTGTTTCATGAGTATCCACCAGAAAAGAGAACTTTTCCTGAAGCATATAAATTATTAATTAACAAGAGCGTAGATATGCTGGATGCCATTTTTGATAGATTACCGACTCATCATCCCGCGCGAGGTCCATATCAATTGTTTGCCAAAGCCGAGAAGGTAAAGGGAAATGCAGTTTTAGGACTTGGAACAAGATTACAGATTATGCAGAACAAATTAGTGCAGCAGATTACCAGTCATGATGAAATTGATTTGTCGTTGCCGGGAAGAGAAAAATGTGCATATTTTTGTATTACATCCGATCAGGACAGTACCTTTGATATGTTAGCCACATTGTTTACATCATTTTTAAGTATTAAATTAGTGCGTTATGCTGACCGTACAAAAGAACGCCGTCTACCTGTGCCAGTACAATTTATTTTGGATGAATTTCCGAATCTGGGTGTTGTACCGGATTTTAAAAAGAAACTGGCAACTGCCAGAAGCAGGGGAATCGGTATGAGTATTCTGTTTCAAAATATTCCGCAGCTACAGAACCGGTATCCAGATAATCAGTGGGAAGAAATATTAGGAGGCTGTGATTTTTCTATCTTTTTAGGCTGCAATGATATGACAACAGCATCCTATTACAGTGACAGAACAGGAGAAATCACTGTGTCGGTATCTTCCATACGAAAAAGTTATTATACCATACGTGCAACGGATTATGTGCCGGAGTATACGGAATCTACATCACTTGGAAAGAGAATGCTTCTTCTCCCAGATGAAATTTTGCGTTTTCCACTTGATCAGGGGCTTTTGATTATCCGTGGACAAAAAGTATGCCGTTTTCGGAAAATGGATTATTTGGAGCATCCGGATTCACAATACATGAAACTGGAAAAGGTAGAGGAACATATTCCGGAATGGTTTAAAGACTGGAAGCAGGAGAAACAGAATTTCAAAATCTATGCCGAGAAGGAACCTGATTTACCGGATAAAAAAGAAGGCGGAACAGAAGCAGGGAATCCATTTACGTTAGATACGGAGATAAAAAAGACTGAAAAACAAGCCAACGCAAAAACGAGCGAACAACAGGAAGAAAAGAGAATCATGAAAGTGGAAGAACTGTTTGCATTTGAAACATCTGATGGAAAGGAGGGTTAG
- a CDS encoding DNA replication protein DnaD, whose amino-acid sequence MNSPFETGSLTVDQMSRLQISGNVIPVSWYKTIRKPTGKPNLNAIIILADIVYWYRAVEIRDEMTGQLIGLRKKFHADLLQRSYQQLADQFGITKRDATNAVVELEKLGVVRRVFRTLDVKGQTVSNVLFLDLNVTVLEHLTYPKEAETGTPEARGRCPPDTVSPKSGRGITEISERVSPEFVGGGTKTSETYTESKAKDYRTKDFYQSYQYVEDMVKAQIDYEALKNDNPYDERIDELLGIMVEVLTSSSKTIRVNREEKPAQVVKEQFQKITKNHIEFVLHSMDESHTKARNIRALLVTALYNSIHTISTYYGNLVQYHMATDIYTAKEVEE is encoded by the coding sequence ATGAACAGTCCGTTTGAAACAGGCAGTCTTACGGTGGATCAGATGAGTCGGCTTCAAATATCTGGAAATGTGATTCCCGTCAGTTGGTATAAGACGATTCGGAAACCCACAGGGAAACCTAATTTGAATGCGATTATCATATTGGCAGATATTGTGTACTGGTACCGGGCGGTGGAAATCCGAGATGAAATGACCGGGCAGTTAATCGGACTAAGGAAAAAATTCCACGCAGATCTGTTGCAGCGCAGTTATCAGCAGCTTGCGGATCAATTTGGGATTACCAAGCGTGATGCTACGAATGCAGTTGTAGAACTTGAAAAGCTGGGTGTTGTGCGCAGGGTATTCCGAACACTTGATGTCAAAGGACAAACTGTGTCCAATGTATTATTTTTGGATTTGAACGTAACAGTTTTAGAGCATCTGACGTATCCGAAGGAAGCTGAAACAGGGACACCAGAGGCAAGAGGCAGGTGTCCGCCGGATACTGTCTCACCGAAATCGGGGAGGGGTATCACCGAAATAAGTGAGAGGGTATCCCCGGAATTTGTGGGAGGTGGCACGAAAACCAGTGAAACATATACAGAGAGTAAAGCAAAAGATTACCGTACAAAAGATTTCTATCAGTCTTATCAGTATGTGGAAGATATGGTAAAGGCGCAGATTGATTATGAGGCATTGAAAAATGATAATCCATACGATGAAAGAATCGATGAACTGCTTGGTATTATGGTGGAGGTACTGACTTCCAGTTCTAAGACTATTCGCGTAAACAGGGAGGAAAAACCAGCGCAGGTGGTAAAGGAACAGTTTCAGAAAATTACAAAAAATCATATAGAGTTTGTATTACACAGTATGGATGAGAGCCATACAAAAGCTCGTAATATTCGTGCACTTCTCGTGACTGCCCTTTATAACTCCATACATACTATCTCGACGTATTATGGAAATCTTGTACAATATCATATGGCAACAGATATTTATACAGCAAAGGAGGTGGAAGAATAA
- a CDS encoding ATP-binding protein has protein sequence MRKVQMQEERELKKELDKTEPAKEKHVVRTDIKRKKDTEREPDLDLLPVTWVSSYLPIRQIKNGIIYTTDHRYVKLIEILPINFLLRSPSEQRNIIMSFMSYLKIAPVRIQFKVVSKKADISEYIEKIQKEAERECDTRVKMLQEDYAKLIEKLGRKEAITRRFFMVFEYQSYNNNKNPREHDILPYMKSVVQTAKKYLSQCGNVVLEHENDTRFLVDVLYQILNRRTSVYESLEERTQKVVAYYRKENGEDSIRHIPVTELIAPETMDLRHRSHLVIDGMYYSYLLIPSHKYRSRVPAGWLSLLINAGEGIDVDVFFFRQDKSKSMERIGRSIRLNRSKIKDTYDTNTDFDDLSESIHAGYYLKRGLSGSEDFYYMSTLITITGYSAKEVEWRVKEMTKLLNSQDIGVTSCMFREEEAFLSSLPLLCLDKKLYERSKRNVLTSGVASCYPFTSYEMSDKDGIMMGVNKANNSLVIVDIFNTKIYKNANIAILGTSGAGKTFTMQLMALRLRRKNVQVFIIAPDKGHEFARACNNIGGAFIQISPASQNCINVMEIRPTDRTASEILDGYTVERSELAMKIQSLHIFFSLLIPDLSHEEKQLLDEALVITYAEKGITHDNQSLEDSDNPGQYKDMPILGDLHEVLLRKRECRRMANILNRLVHGSAATFNQKTNVDLSNKYVVLDISELSGDLLLGMFVALDFVWAKAKEDRTVEKAIFVDEAWKLLVSNELAGEYLLEIFKVIRAYGGSAICATQDLVDFFALKGGKLGRGILNNSKTKIILNMEPSEAENIRKELDLSEAEAMSIARFERGTGLISTNSNNLIVDFKASQLEKDLITTDRKDLQELKERLQKYGRQAYGKQAI, from the coding sequence ATGCGAAAAGTTCAGATGCAGGAGGAACGTGAGTTAAAAAAAGAACTCGACAAAACTGAACCAGCGAAAGAGAAACATGTTGTCCGAACGGATATTAAGAGAAAAAAGGACACAGAACGTGAACCGGATTTGGATTTACTGCCGGTAACCTGGGTATCATCTTATCTTCCAATACGACAGATAAAAAATGGAATTATCTACACAACGGATCATCGTTATGTGAAACTGATAGAAATTCTGCCGATTAACTTTTTGCTGCGTTCGCCTTCTGAGCAACGGAATATTATCATGTCCTTTATGTCTTATTTAAAAATTGCTCCAGTCAGAATACAGTTTAAGGTTGTGTCTAAGAAAGCAGATATTTCGGAGTATATTGAAAAAATACAAAAGGAGGCGGAAAGGGAATGTGACACAAGGGTAAAAATGCTTCAGGAGGATTATGCAAAACTCATTGAGAAACTTGGAAGGAAAGAAGCAATTACAAGACGTTTTTTTATGGTTTTTGAGTATCAATCCTATAACAATAATAAAAATCCGAGGGAACATGATATTCTTCCGTACATGAAATCAGTAGTACAGACTGCTAAAAAATATCTTTCTCAATGTGGGAATGTTGTTTTGGAGCATGAAAACGATACGCGGTTTCTTGTGGATGTTTTGTATCAGATTTTAAATCGAAGGACAAGTGTTTATGAGTCTTTAGAAGAGCGTACCCAAAAGGTAGTAGCATATTACCGGAAAGAGAACGGTGAGGACAGTATTCGTCATATTCCGGTTACGGAATTGATTGCACCAGAGACGATGGATCTGCGTCACCGAAGTCATCTTGTTATTGATGGGATGTATTACAGCTATCTTTTGATACCTTCCCATAAATACAGATCGAGAGTGCCGGCAGGATGGCTGTCACTTTTAATCAATGCAGGTGAGGGAATTGATGTAGATGTTTTCTTTTTCCGGCAGGATAAAAGCAAATCTATGGAACGCATAGGAAGAAGTATTCGTCTGAACCGGTCGAAGATTAAAGATACCTATGATACGAATACTGATTTTGATGATTTAAGTGAATCCATCCATGCAGGATATTATCTGAAACGCGGATTAAGTGGAAGTGAAGACTTCTACTATATGAGTACATTGATTACCATTACCGGATACAGTGCGAAAGAGGTGGAATGGCGTGTAAAAGAAATGACAAAATTATTAAATTCGCAGGATATTGGTGTGACAAGCTGTATGTTTCGGGAAGAAGAGGCATTTCTGTCTTCTTTGCCGTTGCTATGTCTGGATAAAAAACTGTACGAGAGATCCAAACGGAATGTACTGACTTCCGGAGTGGCAAGCTGCTATCCGTTTACTTCCTATGAAATGTCGGATAAAGATGGGATTATGATGGGGGTTAATAAGGCGAATAATTCTCTCGTAATCGTGGATATTTTCAATACGAAAATATATAAGAATGCCAACATTGCCATTCTGGGAACATCAGGCGCTGGCAAGACTTTTACCATGCAGCTAATGGCATTAAGACTGAGAAGGAAAAATGTGCAGGTCTTTATTATTGCACCAGACAAAGGGCATGAATTTGCAAGAGCCTGTAATAATATCGGTGGGGCTTTTATACAGATTTCTCCAGCTTCCCAAAACTGTATCAACGTTATGGAAATACGTCCGACAGATAGGACTGCAAGTGAAATTTTGGATGGATATACAGTAGAGCGTTCTGAACTGGCAATGAAAATCCAAAGTTTACATATTTTCTTCAGTCTGCTGATCCCAGATTTGAGCCATGAAGAAAAACAGCTTTTAGATGAAGCATTAGTGATTACCTATGCAGAAAAGGGAATTACCCATGATAATCAGAGTTTAGAAGATTCTGATAATCCGGGACAATACAAAGATATGCCGATTTTAGGTGATTTACATGAAGTCTTATTAAGAAAGAGAGAATGTCGGAGGATGGCAAACATTCTCAATCGTTTGGTACATGGTTCTGCGGCAACATTCAATCAAAAAACAAATGTAGATTTATCGAATAAGTATGTTGTTCTGGATATTTCAGAGTTATCCGGAGATCTGTTGTTGGGAATGTTTGTTGCACTGGATTTTGTATGGGCAAAGGCAAAAGAAGACAGAACTGTAGAAAAAGCGATCTTTGTGGATGAGGCTTGGAAATTGTTGGTGTCAAACGAATTGGCAGGAGAATATCTGCTGGAGATTTTCAAAGTAATTCGTGCTTACGGCGGTTCTGCAATCTGTGCAACACAGGACCTTGTAGATTTCTTTGCTCTAAAGGGCGGCAAGCTTGGCAGAGGTATTCTGAATAACTCGAAGACGAAAATTATTCTCAATATGGAACCTAGTGAAGCGGAGAATATAAGGAAGGAACTTGATTTATCAGAGGCAGAAGCAATGTCCATTGCAAGATTTGAAAGAGGAACCGGTCTGATTTCCACCAACAGTAATAATCTGATTGTAGATTTTAAGGCGAGCCAGTTGGAAAAAGACTTGATTACAACGGACAGAAAAGATTTGCAGGAACTAAAAGAACGTTTGCAGAAATATGGAAGACAGGCATATGGAAAGCAGGCTATATAA
- a CDS encoding transposase has product MIPYKQLSLADIFSDCQDKFENDKPAFLSLLETHIDLDEFIPISFRNHFYASTGRTRKYPLQAFLWALIIQRIFSIPTDQLLLTFLTYSKPLREFCGFTKVPDASKITRFKQDFLGDLQLVFDKLVDVTEPICQAIDSAKADMTIFDSSGIEAFVTENNPKYANRIIKQLKAYAKTQGFDKSYDPYKAAYGSMPSHASANPEIKQLYINGHFCYVFKFGIVTNGLGIIRHISFYNKDFMYAHPDIIIEKKSDSPDEDKSVHDSKLLIPTLKDFFSKHPLINPKTFLGDAAFDTTQLYKSLLTGNTFGNDKHFAKAYIPLNARSGLEHPDYTINEDGIPCCPHDPSLSMKYECTSKLRNGITRFKFVCPKMKWAYDKSTRKSYRQCCCKTPCTTSRGGRMVYIYPEKNLRAYPGTIRGTEEWDNTYKIRTVVERNINHIKDNLCLAGRRTQNERTLYVDLILAGITQLISVVLADKIKHHEYIRSLKPLIA; this is encoded by the coding sequence ATGATACCATATAAACAGCTTTCTTTGGCAGATATTTTTTCGGATTGCCAAGATAAATTTGAAAATGACAAACCTGCATTTCTTTCTCTATTGGAAACTCATATCGATTTGGATGAGTTTATTCCGATTTCTTTCAGAAATCATTTTTATGCATCAACGGGACGAACCCGTAAATACCCTTTACAAGCTTTTTTGTGGGCTTTGATCATCCAACGTATTTTCTCCATCCCTACGGATCAACTTCTTTTGACTTTTCTCACTTACTCAAAACCTCTTCGTGAATTTTGTGGTTTTACCAAAGTCCCAGACGCTTCCAAAATAACCCGCTTCAAACAGGACTTTTTAGGTGACCTGCAGCTTGTTTTCGATAAACTTGTTGATGTTACTGAGCCTATCTGTCAGGCAATTGACTCTGCAAAAGCGGATATGACTATCTTTGATTCTTCCGGTATTGAAGCATTCGTTACAGAAAATAATCCAAAGTATGCTAACAGAATTATCAAACAGCTTAAAGCTTATGCAAAAACTCAGGGATTTGATAAATCTTACGACCCCTACAAAGCTGCTTATGGTTCCATGCCTTCCCATGCTTCTGCTAACCCTGAAATCAAACAACTTTATATCAATGGCCATTTTTGCTATGTTTTCAAATTTGGCATTGTTACCAATGGGCTGGGAATTATTCGTCATATCTCTTTTTATAATAAAGACTTTATGTATGCACATCCTGATATTATTATCGAAAAGAAATCCGACTCCCCTGATGAGGATAAAAGTGTTCATGATTCAAAGCTTTTGATTCCGACACTCAAAGACTTCTTTTCCAAACATCCACTGATTAATCCGAAAACTTTCCTTGGAGATGCAGCTTTCGATACCACACAGCTCTATAAGAGCCTTCTTACTGGTAACACTTTTGGTAATGACAAACATTTCGCCAAAGCTTATATTCCACTGAATGCAAGATCCGGACTTGAACATCCAGACTATACCATCAATGAAGATGGTATCCCCTGCTGTCCTCATGACCCTTCGCTTTCTATGAAGTACGAATGCACTTCTAAACTAAGAAACGGTATTACCAGATTCAAGTTTGTCTGTCCCAAAATGAAGTGGGCTTACGATAAATCTACCAGAAAATCCTATCGGCAATGCTGTTGCAAAACTCCCTGTACCACATCAAGAGGTGGTCGTATGGTTTATATCTATCCTGAAAAGAATCTGCGTGCTTATCCCGGAACGATTCGCGGAACCGAAGAATGGGATAATACCTACAAAATCAGGACTGTTGTGGAAAGAAACATCAATCACATCAAGGATAATCTTTGTCTTGCAGGACGCCGAACCCAGAATGAGAGGACTTTGTATGTGGATTTAATTCTTGCAGGTATTACACAACTCATCAGTGTCGTTCTTGCAGATAAAATCAAACATCACGAATACATTCGAAGTTTAAAACCTCTCATAGCATAG
- a CDS encoding IS110 family transposase — MKEKFDYLSTLFVGIDIASRIHVLSALDFNQDFFIKMKPVQNTQDGATLLESMIVDVLKENHQFKYVVIAMESTGFYGVHLANYLSASDLLAPFSVRVYCLNPKEVKNYKKSFNDIGKNDGIDSFVIADFARVGRISIKPWRGSQYLALQRLTRHRMHITECIAREKTYMLNNIFLKFSEYALLRDGEHPFSNKYSATAEAILTEFTTNEDIVNSSVEDLVAFINAKSRGRIADPEETAKMVQAAARNSYRLDKCLYEPLTISIASSFNCISSFEKELKAIDKAILQTVQGINPDEYTVLNSIPGIGKVYSAGILAEIGSVKAFQNANALAKYCGIIWNDNDSGDFEAEDKRMSKAGNSYLRYYIIEATGSVIRHCPEYERFYQKKYAETRNHQHKRALALTSRKFIRLLYGLLDKGQLYSPEKSR; from the coding sequence GTGAAAGAAAAATTCGATTACCTCTCAACGCTTTTTGTTGGGATTGATATTGCATCCCGTATCCATGTGCTTTCTGCTCTTGATTTTAATCAGGACTTTTTCATAAAGATGAAGCCTGTTCAAAATACTCAAGATGGTGCTACTCTTCTTGAGAGCATGATTGTTGATGTTTTGAAAGAAAACCATCAGTTTAAATACGTTGTCATTGCAATGGAATCCACCGGATTCTATGGTGTCCATCTGGCTAATTACCTTTCTGCCAGCGATTTACTGGCTCCATTTTCAGTCCGTGTTTATTGCCTCAATCCAAAAGAAGTGAAAAATTATAAAAAATCCTTCAACGACATCGGAAAGAACGATGGCATTGATTCTTTTGTCATTGCCGATTTTGCCCGTGTTGGGCGTATCAGCATCAAACCTTGGCGCGGTTCCCAATACCTTGCTTTGCAAAGGCTTACCAGACACCGTATGCACATCACTGAATGTATTGCCAGAGAAAAAACATATATGTTAAATAACATCTTTCTGAAATTCAGTGAGTATGCTTTACTGCGTGATGGAGAACATCCCTTTTCAAATAAATACAGTGCTACTGCCGAAGCAATCCTGACCGAATTTACCACCAATGAGGATATTGTGAACTCCTCTGTGGAAGATCTCGTTGCTTTCATTAATGCAAAAAGCCGAGGCCGGATTGCTGATCCAGAAGAAACTGCCAAGATGGTACAAGCTGCCGCCCGCAATTCATACAGACTTGATAAATGCCTTTATGAACCGCTTACGATTTCAATTGCATCCTCTTTTAACTGTATCAGTTCTTTTGAAAAGGAATTAAAAGCAATTGACAAAGCAATCCTGCAAACTGTACAGGGGATAAATCCCGACGAATATACCGTGCTAAATTCTATCCCTGGCATCGGTAAGGTTTACTCTGCCGGGATTCTTGCTGAAATCGGTTCAGTCAAGGCTTTTCAAAATGCCAATGCTCTCGCAAAGTATTGCGGCATTATCTGGAATGATAATGATTCCGGAGATTTTGAGGCCGAAGACAAACGTATGAGCAAAGCTGGCAACAGTTACCTGCGCTATTACATTATAGAAGCTACTGGAAGTGTCATAAGACACTGCCCTGAATATGAACGCTTCTATCAAAAGAAATATGCTGAAACAAGAAATCATCAGCATAAACGAGCACTCGCGTTGACTTCCCGTAAATTTATACGTCTGCTCTATGGTCTGCTGGACAAGGGCCAACTCTACTCTCCGGAAAAGAGTAGGTAA